The following coding sequences lie in one Palaemon carinicauda isolate YSFRI2023 chromosome 7, ASM3689809v2, whole genome shotgun sequence genomic window:
- the LOC137644470 gene encoding uncharacterized protein — MKCLRNMASGSQLDTARKEVVRVKTGKRECFSGNTPAAKTRQQERTEQREHPLEQGRTRYAVRRTQETSEQRQNRLEQDRNRVNIWRAQESPVQLQQHLEQGRTREAARRAQESQVQLQQHLERGRTWEADRRAQESPARLQRLEQGQAQESARKAKESPVPFQQRLEQGQTRDAARRAQESPAQLRQRLERRRAWEADRRSHETPEQHQLRLEHYHIRNAARRDHETPEEHFSRLESNFQLLHLRESLGLA, encoded by the exons ATGAAGTGTCTTAGGAATATGGCTAGTGGATCTCAATTGGATACGGCTAGAAAGGAAGTAGTAAGAGTAAAGACGGGT AAAAGGGAGTGCTTCTCAGGCAACACACCTGCTGCCAAGACTCGGCAACAAGAAAGGACTGAGCAACGAGAACATCCACTGGAACAAGGGCGAACCAGGTATGCAGTCAGGAGGACTCAGGAAACATCTGAGCAACGTCAAAATCGACTGGAACAAGACCGAAACCGGGTGAATATTTGGAGGGCCCAGGAAAGTCCAGTGCAGCTCCAACAACATCTGGAACAAGGACGAACCCGGGAGGCAGCTAGGAGGGCCCAGGAAAGTCAAGTGCAGCTCCAACAACATCTGGAAAGAGGGCGAACCTGGGAGGCAGATAGGAGGGCCCAGGAAAGTCCAGCGCGCCTCCAGCGTCTGGAACAAGGGCAAGCCCAGGAGAGTGCTAGGAAGGCCAAGGAAAGTCCAGTGCCGTTCCAACAGCGTCTGGAACAAGGGCAAACCCGGGACGCAGCTAGGAGGGCCCAGGAAAGTCCAGCGCAGCTTCGACAACGTCTGGAACGACGGCGAGCCTGGGAGGCAGATAGGAGGTCCCATGAAACTCCAGAGCAGCATCAATTGAGACTAGAGCATTATCACATTAGGAATGCAGCAAGAAGAGACCATGAAACTCCTGAAGAACATTTTAGCAGACTGGAATCCAACTTTCAACTTTTACATCTCAGAGAGTCTTTGGGTCTAGCTTGA